The genome window gaacccagcactttctcttccttcacacacacacacacacacacacattctcttcctgtatctctctttctctctctctcacaaacacacacatacacacacacacacacacacacacacacacacacacacacagagaccccggcactttcccttccttcacacacacatacgcgttctcttccttcctgtaactctctctatatctctctctctctctctctctctttctctcacacaaacacagaaccccgcactttctcttccttcacacacacacacacacacacacacacacacattctcttccttcctgtatctctctcacacacagaaacacacacacacacacacagagaccccggcactttctcttccttcacacacacacacacacacacacacacatacacatgttctcttcctgtatctctctttctctctcacacacacacaggcactttctcttccttcacacacacacacacacacacacacacacacacacacacacacacacacacacacacacacgttctcttcctgtatctctctttctctcacacacacacatacagtcactttctcttccttcacacacacacacacacatacacacacacacacacacacacacactttctcttccttccttttcccaccaagccggatggggtccttgcaaggccatcagtacagatacaaccggccctttgatggggaccaaactgctgatgcggcccccgatgaatttgagtttgacacccctgctctaagcgAAAGgacagaataaggggttaccccatctgctggcagctgccgtttcctgccaggagtgtatgcacatcactggaatagaatgcagctacagtggtgcctcgcttagcgagcgctccgtttagcgatgaaatcgctttgcgacaaagattttgcgatcgcttttgcgatctctttgcgatgttccctatggggtatttttgctATGCGatgactgatcatcgcaaagcgaccattttcacacagctgattggcggtttcaaaatggccaccgggaaaaacatggtcgcccgctgttttctgggacggattcctcgcttaagaggcaccagaaatggccgtgctatggaggatcttcgctgaacggtgagttttaagcccataggaacacattaattgcattttaatgcgtttctatggacttttttattttgcactgcaatgttttcgttcaacagtgatttcgctggaacgaattaacgtcgcaatgcgaagcaccactgtacaacctttaagcagaagtttcctactttccccctttttcttgttttttaagcaaaggcatatattctttcatatatttgtgaACTATATATAAATCTTTTCAGTGAAGGCCTGAGTGTGAAGCTTTGAAACAGGTAGttatggaaaagaaggttggtatacattgaataaaacagcaacaacttaTAAGGAATATGAGGAGCATAATTCCAAAAATGAGAACACAACACAATAGCATCATGGAGTTGGCATTCAGCTGCAAGATAACggctgctagaaaagtttcaggagtttctgggatctgctgctgatttagagttctttttgcatcagcactcagTGTCTTTTTCATCCCTCAAGTAACTTTGGGCTCATTAGCTTCCTTACAATATAAGAAACCTTCACCCTAGAAATATTGTACCAGCTATGTCCAGGTGAGCCTTCAATCCTCTGAGGCTTATCTCCCAGCTCTCCCATGATCTCCAGGATCAACTACTGGAATACTATACTGTATACGAGAGGCTTATCTTGAGGTTGATTGGGAGATTATAGCGGGTCCAGAATGCAGTTGCCAGGCTAGTGGCAGGTGTGAGCAGATTTGACCATATCTCCCCGGTCCTGGCTCACCTGCCCTGGTACTGGTTGCATCCCACATtgagttcaaggttttgacacttacTTATAAAACTCTCCACGGTTTGGAATCACATCTGTCAGAGTGTCTTTCCCCAAGGTTATCAACCCacaccaccagatcctcccaggctatgCTCCTCCAGGTGTTTACTCCAAAAGAGCCCAGAAAATCCGTAACAAGAGGTTGGGCTTTCTCAGCAGTTGCACCATCTCTCTGAAATTACCTCTGGGTGGGGTTATGCTTGGCTCTATCCCTTGCCCAGTTTTAAGTGGCTGCTGAAAGCACATCTCTTTCTAGAGGCTTTCGAAGACAGTCTCCCTTGAAGTTATATGTAGCTGCTCTGTTTTATGGAACAATTAGATTTTAGGTTTTAacattggtttatttatttacaagtggtgcctcgcttaacaagcgcaccgtttaacgatgaatcagCATAGTGacgtcgcaattgcgatcgcaacagcgatcgcattgcgatgtttagatagggaaaaatcgctttgcgacgatcggtaagcgtttcgcttaccgattttcgcatagcgatttttaaaaacagctgattgccggttccaaaatggccaccggacgcccaaaatggccgcgcacagcattttcgcgccctgccctcgcttaccgagggcgcgaaaatggtggcgctatggggaaacttcgcacaacagtgagtttaggagccatagaaacgcattaaagtaagtttaatgcgtttctatgggttttcggtcccgtatagcgatgtttccccatagtgacggttaatccggagcggattaacctcgctatgcggggcaccactgtatttctcttgtGCTTGgttcttttattttgttgtattgaGTCACTTTGCTGTTTTATAGGTACACCACCCAgtatagtgctgtgcactaatggggtggtagaatgaatgaatgaataaatgaataaatgaataaataaataaataaataaatgctgtataTGTATTGTCATTCCTTTAATTCTTGTAGATGCATCCATTTGGCACATTGCTGTCGAATGAAGGTgtacttgcagcaattcaccattGACATTTTAGTCGTTTATGTTATTGGGtgtaaataatagaatttttGTCATTATGTATTTTTCTCTGTCAGGGATGACGAGAAAGGCTTTCTGCCTCCTCTGCCAAAATAATTAGGTTTGGTTTTGGTACTGTCCATCTTGACTTGCCTGGAAGGAAGACATCATATAGTAATCCACCTCAGCCTATAACATTCCTTGGGCAGGATAAGAGAAACTAATTCTCCTATAATTTCTGTGGATTTGGAAAAAATAGATATTGGGTCCGATTTTTCGATTCTATCACTGAGTTGAGTTTGTTAATAAGTGTGATCACGCTATCAACATGTAGTGTGCATTTTTACCTGACCTAATAAACAGTAACAgccttttatttgttttctcacAAAATGGAAGCAGCAAAGTAGCTGCTTATAATCAGGAAAACTGTGTAATCACTCagtaaaatattttctaaaaatgtGACCTTTCAATAAtggaaaagagaattttaaaaaacagtagccGAGCCAGCCAGGAGTCGAACCTAGAATCTTCTGATCCGTAGTCAGACGCGTTATCCATTGCGCCACTGGCCCGCCCTGCCTAAACTGCTTATACATGTGTATTCTAACTTCCGGACGCTTGCCTTAGCATGCCTTCAATCTATAAAAAATTGAGTTATGGGCGGGGATTCCGAACAAGAGCAGCCAGTCAAATTCGCCTCACACACTTTCACTTCGTCGAACCTCAGGCCCCGTGCCAGCTCTCTTTAGCGAAGCGACGTTACAATGACATTCTCAGCCAATCCTGGGCCGGTTAGTGTTCGAGGCGGCCCCCAGCTCGAAGGT of Pogona vitticeps strain Pit_001003342236 chromosome 6, PviZW2.1, whole genome shotgun sequence contains these proteins:
- the LOC144583734 gene encoding uncharacterized protein LOC144583734 encodes the protein MRRPGWVTEVGWECLSLSLSLSHTHTHTHTHTHTHRPRHFPFLHTHIRVLFLPVTLSVSLSLSFSLSHTEPGTFSSFTHTHTHTHTHTHTHTHTRSLPVSLFLTHTHTHTHTHTHTHTHTHRPRHFPFLHTHIRFLFLPVTLSVSFSLSFSHTHTEPSTFSSFTHTHTHTHSLPVSLFLSLSQTHTYTHTHTHTHTHTHTETPALSLPSHTHTRSLPSCNSLYISLSLSLSFSHTNTEPRTFSSFTHTHTHTHTHILFLPVSLSHTETHTHTHRDPGTFSSFTHTHTHTHTYTCSLPVSLFLSHTHTGTFSSFTHTHTHTHTHTHTHTHTHTHVLFLYLSFSHTHTYSHFLFLHTHTHTYTHTHTHTHFLFLPFPTKPDGVLARPSVQIQPAL